One Euphorbia lathyris chromosome 1, ddEupLath1.1, whole genome shotgun sequence DNA segment encodes these proteins:
- the LOC136210752 gene encoding uncharacterized protein — protein MVEVAQRFLRMMKGDVGHQNYSTEVQVVIRGAWKSFCLAYKLKIGDSIIVELARNGKIPVLKLTRKSLKSKQPETELEAQATSSLVQQPFFLAEITYYCCLKSRLAIQLGKFEYRLLNKLDMDLQKLRCRSRVS, from the exons ATGGTCGAAGTTGCTCAACGATTCTTGAGGATGATGAAGGGAGATGTTGGCCATCAAAACTACAGTACAGAAGTTCAAGTGGTAATTAGAGGTGCTTGGAAATCCTTCTGCCTTGCTTACAAGCTTAAGATTGGAGATTCCATCATTGTTGAGCTTGCTAGAAATGGGAAGATACCAGTGCTCAAACTAACTA GGAAATCGCTAAAATCTAAGCAACCGGAGACTGAATTAGAAGCTCAAGCTACTTCTTCTCTAGTTCAGCAACCCTTCTTTTTGGCGGAAATAACATATTACTGTTGTTTGAAGTCTAGACTG GCTATTCAGCTCGGTAAATTTGAATACAGACTCTTAAATAAGCTGGACATGGATTTACAAAAGCTAAGATGCAGAAGCCGGGTATCTTAA